A DNA window from Caulobacter mirabilis contains the following coding sequences:
- a CDS encoding TetR/AcrR family transcriptional regulator codes for MDEVAAAVGVTKPAVYRYFPSKDRLIEALLEEDLAEPARAVVRWVDEHPGPISDMVAGFSERVEQLQSTGLTRRYLMLAMDEAGRRPEIAGFIRREVLAPGLVALARAFERAMTRGELAAGNDPLLMARLFYAPFLQTSLGAVGYALPMDDAVERGHYRAFHVAAFLRAFAP; via the coding sequence ATGGACGAGGTCGCGGCGGCGGTAGGCGTCACCAAGCCGGCCGTCTATCGCTACTTCCCCAGCAAGGACCGGCTGATCGAGGCGCTTCTGGAGGAGGACCTGGCCGAACCCGCACGGGCGGTGGTGCGCTGGGTCGACGAGCATCCGGGGCCCATCTCGGACATGGTCGCCGGCTTCTCCGAACGGGTCGAGCAGCTTCAGTCCACCGGCCTGACGCGCCGCTACCTGATGCTGGCGATGGACGAGGCCGGCCGCCGGCCGGAGATCGCCGGCTTCATCCGGCGCGAGGTGCTGGCGCCCGGACTGGTCGCCCTGGCGCGGGCGTTCGAGCGGGCGATGACGCGTGGCGAACTGGCGGCCGGCAACGATCCCCTGCTGATGGCCCGGCTGTTCTACGCCCCGTTCCTGCAGACCTCGCTGGGCGCGGTCGGCTACGCCCTGCCCATGGATGACGCGGTGGAGCGCGGCCATTATCGCGCCTTCCACGTTGCGGCCTTCCTGCGCGCGTTCGCGCCCTAG